A window of Macrotis lagotis isolate mMagLag1 chromosome 1, bilby.v1.9.chrom.fasta, whole genome shotgun sequence genomic DNA:
agagaaagagaagagaagaaggctcAGGACAGACCTGGAGGAAGATTCAGCAGTGGAAGCAGAGGGAACAgccagagggaggaggagaaccaggagagacagaGTGGGGGGGTCCCAGGGTCCCAGAAACCTTTTTTAAGAACAATGTTCAGCTGCAAAGAGGTCAAGAGGGGAAAAGCATTAAAAAAGTCAATTGACCTTGAtaacttttttgtgtttttttttgcaaggtagtggagttaagtgacttgcccaaggccattcagctaggcaattattaagtgtctgatattggatttgaactcagatcctcctgactccagggcccatgatctatccactgcaccacctagctgccccccccaaaacCTTGATAACTTTAAAGAGAATTTAAAGAGTAAAATGGAAGGAAGAGGAGATATAGATTGTAAATGGCCACTGAAGGCAGGGGAGGTATGGAAGCTGTTTATCTAGGATGAAAGGACTGAGTGGAGTTTTTGAGACTGGGGAGAGTAAGGCATGTCTATAGGCCACAGGGAGACAGCCAGTGGGCAGGAAGAGATGACAGACAAGTAAttatgtgatgtgatgtgatgtttgtccttggttCTTGAAGATGTCCATGGCATCAGCCTGGtcatgtcatgacaagtacatgaattgaatttgagtgagtgggGGACTGTGCTCAGTCATCATCCTCACTcttcctccaaagccatctagtTCCAGTGATtgggatgactagagatggccctggatgtgaagcaatcagggttaagtgacttgtccaaattcaAACAGCTAAGaagaatcaagtatctgaggtcagatttgaactcaggttctcctgactccaaggctggtgctgtatctaaAGAACAAGTGAGTGGGGATGAAAGGAGGTGGAGATCAGCTCAAGAGGACAAGAGGAATGGGATACTTGGAACATATAGAGGGGTTGGTGACTGGAGCTCTCTCCCTTCCTGACTTTGCCTTTCCCATCTCTCTGCTCTCTGTAGTGGTGCTTTGGGATCAACCTGAGGACTTGGGGCTTGGAACCACACTCAGCCTCCAGGAGCAGGTGCTCAATTCCACTTTTGAAGCATGTGATTCAGAAAAGCAAGGTGAGGAGTGGCTATACCAAGAGATCATGGGAATGAGGACGGTCTGGTCAGAGAAGCATGCAGCAAAGGGAATGAATGGGGCACTCTGGTGTAAGGTGGCTCACCTGATCTGGGCGACTGGCCTCGCTGACCTGGTTGAGGGAACAGGGTGTAACTGAGGTCtctgggaggggaggagaaggatgGGGTGTCTGGGGGAAGAAACTGGCCTGGCCTGAATTTACCCCAGGCTCCTTTCTGCCATTTTCAGGTGTGGTAACTGTGGGTCAGGTTTTGGCCTACCTGGAAGCAGTGACAGGACGGAGTCCCCAGGACAGTGATCTGTGCAGCTTGGCCCAGGCCCTGGACCCCTATGGGGAGGGCCCTGCCACCACTGTAGACCGGGCCACCTTCTTCAGCATCATGCAGGACTGGATCGCCACTTGCCAGCTGGGGCCGTGGGTGTCACCTCTCATTCTGCTTCTATTCCTCCCGGGCCCTGACCCTATGTCTGACCCCGGTCCTCCTGAGGAAACCCAGATGTAGGGTTGGAAGGTGGGAAGAGGGCCCTGGTTCCTGTCCATTCATGTCTTTGTCTCTCCTCCCTGCCCTTCATCCTTTCCACATGAGCCTGAGCTCTCTTTCACCATCTGGCCTCCCTCTCCATCCTGCTGGGCCTCCTCCTCTGGCCTAGGCTTTCCTCCTGCTGCTAGCCCAGGAGGCCTGGGCCTGCAGGCTTTCTGAGCTTCCTCTCTTTGCTGCAGGGGATTAGAGCTGGAGGAGGAGGCAGCCACGGAACCCAGCCTGCTGCCATCTGGTGAGGACTTTATTTATAGTCTGCAGCAGGCCCATCCAGGGTCAGACAGCGGGGGGGACTTCCCAGAGAGCCCAGGAGGCCCAACTAGAAATGGGGCCCTCCCCTTCCTGCGTTCTAACCCCTTGGGAGCCCCTGTCAAAGGGCTGGGCCACTCTGCTGTCTCTCCTGCCTTCTGGACCCTCCCAAGCTCTCTCCTTAATCCTGCTCCAGAACCTTCCCCTCATCCCATAgcttggtacagtggaaagagcagggGATTTAGAATCTTAAGATCATCTGCTACCCACCATGATCCAAGGAAAGTCTTCTCTTCACCCTCTGGACctgttttctcaactgtgaaatgTTTTTAGACTAGATCACTCCTAATGTTCTGTCCAGATTCTGTGTGACCCATTTCCCTTCAAGGGAAGGTCTCCATTCCTCTCAATCTAGGGCTTAGCTCCTTGACCTCAGGGGTCAGAGGGTTTCATAGATCGATGTCTGTGTGTCCATACTGACTTAGGAGACCCTGCCCAACTGGAGAGCTATGGAGGCGAGGAACCTGGGCCAGAGTTGTAAGTAGGCCTCAGAGGGAACCACCAGCAGAGCAGCCTGCATTGCTTAAGCCTGGTAAAGATGAAGGGGCAACAGTTAGTCCAGGCCTCCAAGGAGCCACTGGGAGAGACAGCATATGTATGGACACAAGcaggcacacacacatataagatAAGGTCCCAAGGGAGGTcttgggggaggtgggggaggggagcaaggCCTCCTAAACTTGGATGGAAGCATTCTCACACAGCCAAAGCTTGGGGGATGCCAACCTCTCTCAAAGATGCAGTCCCAGAAAAGGGAAGCAGAGGACTGGCCATGATGACCCAGCTGTCTCCCCTTCTTCCTGCAGGCCAGCCGCAGCTGAACTGCTCAGCAGCCTGGAGGAGCTGGAACTGAGCAACCGGAGGCTCGCAGGTGAGAACGCCAAGCTCCAGAGAAGCGTGGAGACGGCCGACGAAGGGGCTGCCCGACTGGGAGAGGAGCTGGCCTCCCTGCGTAAGCAGCTCCGCAGGTGTGCAGCCCCTACAGACTCCTTTGGAGCCCCTCACTCTGCCCCTGCATCTGACCTCTTCCAGGAATATTGCCTACTCTACTCCACCATAATTTTAGGGTTCCTACTCTATCCTGACTTCCCTACAGCTCTCCTGTCCACACTTTCCTAGAGGGGAGCACAACATGCCCCTTGATGATCATCTCTTCTGACCTCCCCAAGGGCCTTGAAGAAGTCTAGATGCCCTAGTGGCTATTAACTTCCCCCAGGGTTGTGCCCTCTTCCcactttgtctctttgtctctttctctcttactttCCTCCCAGTGTACCCACACCCATTTGAGACCTtgcccctctcccttctctttcctgacTCAGTTCCCAGCAGGCTTTGCAGTTTGCCAAGGCCGTGGATGAAGAACTGGAAGACATGAAGAGTTTGGCCAAAAGCCTAGAGGAGAAGAATCGTAGTCTTGTGACCCAGGCCCGGCAGACGGTGAGCAGAGTCCTAGGCTGGTCAGTTTTTGCCAGGGACCCTTGCCTATCTTTAGCCCCCACCCTCTACTGTTGGTAAAGAGTCTTCCAAGGTTTCTCCAAGAAATCTTTTCAGGGGACAGATGGGCAAGTGGGTgagtggggaaaggaagagaggaggccCTGGGTCCAAGTCTGCAATGGGAAGGCATGGAGTCTGCTGCCATCCCTCTTACTACTCCAGGCTTGCCCAACTCCATGTGGCTTGGGATGGAAGGGCCAGGCCCCAGGGGCCCCCTAGTGATGGGCTTTGGTTTTCTCTATGATGCCTGGGCAGGAAAGAGAACAGCAGCAGCTGGTGGCTGAAGTGGAGACTCTGCAGGAAGAGGTAGGcctgggaagggggagagggctGAGGGCAGGGGCTCAAAATGACTAACAGGGCAAAAAGCAGCAATTGTCTCCTCCTCCATCCGCACGATCAACATTCTAACCGTTCCTTTTCTAAGGCAGCTAGACCAGCAAGCACTGGCCGACGGGTTTGTAGATTTCTGAGGCCTCAATGCTCCCTCTGAAAATTGACCCTCGGCTTCTGGGAACCAGCAGAGCCCTGACTCTTAAGGCCAGGGTGGGTGCCAGGCATCCCCTGACCTTCTGCAAGGGGGTGATGTTCAGTCAAACTACCAGGGCAGGAGAGCAGCTCTCCATGGCATCATCAGGTCACAGAATTAGGGCCCAGAGATCAGAGAGTCCTTTTCTGCAAGACAAAACCAGCCCAAGGAAGGGAAGTTGTGCCCAAGGTCATCCATGCATCAAGGCAGGGGCAGTTAAGTGTTTCAGGCCAACCCTGTCATTTggctgaggaggaaactgagtcacagagaggtAGGTTCAGGACACGAGCTCCCAGAAGCAACGAAAAGCAAAACCAGGCCTAGACAGACATGGCATGGCTCCATGGCCACCATCCCCCAGAGCTACTCAGCTACCATTAAAGAAAGCAGAGGAAGCTTCACCTTAGGCCCAGATGGAGCCTTGTGATGCCACTGCCACAGCAAGGCCAGGTGGTCCTGGGGGAATAGGAAAAGCCCAGGATGGGTCTGCAGGACCCAGTCACTACCCTGTTCTGCCCGTGTTGGGCTCTAGTAACTTCCTGGTGCTCATAAGGGCCAGCAGGATGATGCTCACATTGAGTCACTGCAGAGAGATTCTAGAGAGGGGTACTGGGACCCCCGGCTGGGAGCAGGAGGGTGCCTGAACCACAAGGAAGGATGGGCCAGGCCTCAGTGGCCTGACCCCAGGGTGATTCTGGAGGCAACCAATAAACCAGTGCTGAGGGAATGAGAGCAGTGTGATTAAGGGATAGCCGGCCGCCTCCCACCCATACCTGCTCCTGCCAGCTGGGCAGGTGGTGACTCAGCAACCTGGCCACCCTCTCCTTCCCATGCCCTTCACCAGGTCATTGAGGAAGGCACCACTGCAGGGAGCTGGCCAGGAGCCCGGGCCGGGCAGGGCCTCTGGGTGAGGGGAGGTCCAGGGCCGCTGGTCAGAGGCACGCACTTCACCATCTTTCCAGAGGCCAGCCTCCCTTTCCTGGGCCTCTTGGGAGTCTCTAGCCTGCTCTTTACTCTGTGTCCTGCCAGAATGGGAAGTTGCTGGCTGAGAGGGACGGTGTGAAGAAGAGGAGTAAGGAGCTGGCAGAGGAGAAGGAGGCCTTGAGGGTATTCCCCGGCACCCCCTAGGGCCCACATCCTGCCTCAAGCCAGTTCCTCAGCACTGAGGAGACCCTGGACTAGGAGAGATCATGGAAGGAGTGGTAGTGATCCATGTTAGGGGCCATGGAGAAGCTGAGGCCTGGAGAGGGGgagagacttacccaaggtcacacagctgctgaAGGCAGctgggatttggacccaggtctcctgactctgaaTTCCTACTATTCCATGCTGTCTTCTTAAGGGAGTAATGGTGCTGAAATcacaggggggggggggggaggatgggaTGCCCACCTCAAAGAAACTGGCGGGTGGGGcagagggaggtggggagggacaAGCTGACCTCTGGGGAGCTCCAGGTCAATCTCAGGCATAAACAGATGGACTggcccctctccctccctgcagCGTCAGCTGTGTGAGTATGAGAGCCTCATTTGTCACCGAGACACTATCCTATCCGAGGtgagtggggtgggggaaatcgggggggggggggttagcaTGCCAGGTGAGCCAcgcttccctcctcctccttctcagtCTCACCCTGAGGGTTGAGGAATAGAGGACCAGGGCCATCCCTGGGCTCACACAGCATGGAGAGAGGCCAAGGACCCTCACTCAACTTTTGGCCCATTAACTCAGGGGCCCTTAGGGCACTAGGCCCTGGTTAGTCTTCCTCACCCAGTCCCCTTCAGTGACTGTGGGTCTACTTCTGGGTTTGCCAGCGCACAAATCGCACAGAGAATCTGACCGAGGCCTTGGAGGAGTATAGAGGCACGATCCAGGTGGGTCCCCAGCCCCCTGGGCCGCTCCTCATTCTGCCTCCCTTGGCAGCCACCCTCTCCCAATCTCTGGCTTTGTACCTCTGGAAGGTGGCTGGTTAACAGTAGGCCAGGCCACCTGGCAAGGGTGTCCAAGCAGAAGCtcagggatggggtgggggtggggggtaggaagGTGTTTATAATCCCTTAACCCTAGGAGCTGAAGCAGAAAATCTCACACCTGGAGGAGCAGCTGAGTCAGAGCCGGGAGGGGCCTGAGGGGTGAGTGAGGGAGGAGACAGCTGAGCCATGGAGGGAGGGGAGGCCAGGCTGCAGGGCAAGATGGAGGACTTCTGAATGATCTGACCAGGTTTCAAGAAGGGGCCCAAGAACTAGCCGGAGGATGGATAAAGCTGCACCCCCAGTCACTGTGCTTGGAGATTGAGGCCATTCGGCAGGTGAGCCTGTCACCTGCTACAGAGGGAGCAGAGCTGCAGCTCTAGCTCCTCCGGGTTGCCCTGACCCCCTCCCATGTGGCCTTGGTGTGTGAATGGAATCACTCTTAACCTTTGGCGTGCAGAGGGTCAACCAAGGATCCAGACCCCTCCCTTCAGAGAAAACCTTCAGGCAATAAAATGGGTTCCAAAGGAGTGCCCTGTGACTCCATCCCTCTCCTAGGGCTGGGGGCTGAGGCTGGGCTGGGAGGGCCTCTGAGACCTGGCCTGCCCCTCAGGAGAGCTGACTCTGCCTCCTACCCCAGTCTGGTCCTCACTTGAGCCCCCACCATGCCCCCCAACTGGAAGCAAACCCCAGCCCTGCCTCTCTATCCTTCTCTTTGTCCCTAATCCTCCAAATCAAACAGCCATGGCTCCAGACCTCTGGCCATTTCAGGCTCTGGTCCTAACCTGCCCCACCTTGACCCTCCAGCCCAAGCTCATCTCTTTTTGTCTCCCACCCACACTCCACAAGCCCATCTGTTTCTTCCCCATTGTTGTCCTGTCTATCTCCCCCCAGCTCAAAGATGACCCCCTTTCCTAATCCCTCTCTGAGCTCAGCCAGAATCCGCCTTGatcatttccctcctttctcagAGACAAGAGATGCATACAAGCCTTCTCAGCCCTCTGTGTGGTTCTCCACCATGGGGAGAGTCCCTGAACGGGATGAAAGGTGCTGGGGTCCTGTGTAAACCCCTAGCTGAGAAGTTGGTGAGTGAGGAGTGGAGGCTGCCGGGGTGATTCTAGACTGGGGCAAGGAGGGTGATTACTATGATAGAGGCTCTTCCAGCAAGCAGCGGACTTAGTCTGAATCAGTTTAGGCTTGTCGAATGCCCCAGCAGAGGGGAGCTGGGGGGGGGTTCTAGCTTGGATTCCTTTAGGCAGCCCCCAATCCCTTCTCTGGATTCAAAAAGAAAGGAGCTAATTACATTGAAATAGAGTTCTCAGAATGCAAAATAACCCGGTTCCTGAAGCCAGGTTACAAAGCCCCTGATACCAGAGAGAGAACCTGGGCGGGGGGGATGACAGGGAGAGGAATTTTCTGAGGCAGGGACTGGAAAGTAGCTAGGTCTATGGTCTGGGGAGCAGTCAAAGCAGAATGGGGTCTCCAAGAGGACCCACTCAGCCCATCCGGTTCCCTTCCCAGATAACTGTCCAAGAGAAGTCAAGTGAATCACTCAGCAGCTGGGAAGAGGAGAATTCCTGGTGCGGATTTAACATGGAAGAGACGCCCCTGGCTTCGTTCCCCTCCCTCAATTTCCCCTCTTCTTCTCTGGTTGTGACCCAACTGGTACTAGTCACTCAGAGGAGCTAGAACACAATCAGCGTCTCAGGCTGTCCAACTGCAGGACAGGACCCACCAACAGGACCCACCTCAGCCCCTCCTTagccttcccctctcctctccctccaccccaccctcAGACAGCAGGAGTCCCCCCAGCCTAACTTCCTGTGCTCATGGCTCTGGCCCCCATCCCCCACAGCAGCTCAGATTCCCTCCACCCCCTGGCCCCGCTCCTTCCTGTACTGCTTCTAATAAGGCTGCCTGCCTCGGCTGCTAATTGGACTTGTCTGCCAGCTGAGATGAGCCTGTGTAGGGGTCCCCAAGAGGTTATCCTCCCTTCAGCATTAGGTGCTAGACTCCCTGAGGGAGTGGGTACCCATATGCCTGGGCCCCCTGGGTGGGTGGAGGTCCCTAAAAGTGGGCTCTCTGAGGGTTTGAGGGCTGAGGCCCTGAGGCTCGGATCCCCGCTGGATGAGCCCCAGATAGGGTGCCCCAGAGGGAGAAAGAAGTTCTATTAAACCAGGATGCGAGAGCAGAGAATGAGGGTGAGGGTAGTACCAAGGCTGGAGGAGGCGGGATGACCTTGTGTCCTTTCCACAGGTCACCTGGAGAGAAGGGCAGCTGTGAACCGTGGGAGCATCCAAGAGCTGTCGAGAAAGGGATGGATTCCCCAGACGAGGTGGAGCAGCCCCAGCCCTTCTCCTTCCAGTGACTCCCTAGAGCAAGGACACAGTTGTTTATCCATCCACTCACATGGGCACCCCCCACACACAACCCCCCAGCTCTGGAgtgctgaaaaaaaatcattgtgctGAGGGCTGAGGACTGGATAATAAGCATCGGATGCCTCTAATGAGCCTGATGGCTCAGCAGGGGTCGGGGAATCTGGGTGCATGGGGGAGGCAAGACTGATCCCTGAGGAGCCTCCACCCCCCCCTTCATGCCAGCCaacacatggacacacacacacacacacacacacacacacacacacacacagagctgaGGGTAGCAGGCGCCAGCCACCCCCAGAGCTCCCAGGCAGGAAGGCCCAAGCCACATGGGGAGAACCCTGAGTGACAGGCTGGGAGCTGGAGTCCTGGCTTTTCTGCTTCATGAGGACTGTTGGACCAGTGGCTTCTCTTcttagagcctcagtttctttatttgaaaaatgaggttaaatgatccAAAGATTCCTGGGTGTGGAAGGCAGAGGCGGGGTGGGCTCGTGGCAATAGGCAAAGCCAGATCTAGCTTTGTGATGGTAGACACTGTCTGCATGGGCCCAGCCCAGCTTCCTGAGGTCACCCCAGGAGCCTTCCAGCCCAGGGCTGCCAGGGAGAGTAGAGTTCTGATAAGGCAAAGCCCTGCCCTCAGCTTCCAGTCAATAGAGGAATAGGACTcaataactctattagagagcaCATGTGCTTCTGAGGGCAAGGGAGGAGGGCTTTGAAAGGACCCCTTCCAAGGGTGGGCAGGGCCCAGCAACTCTAGACCAGGAGAGCAAGGTGGGCTCTAGAAGGACATAGCCCGGgcctccatttccccatctgtagGAAAGGAGAGGGAACAACACAATTGTGTGAGCAGAGACCCATAGACTGGAGAGCCCAGGGCAGAGAGAATATTTCACTGTGACTCCTACAGACAGGGAGGAGATCTTGCCTCAATGGCTTTGGTCAGATCTGTGAATAAAAGGAGTATTTGAAAAACGGGTGGGTCATGGGCACCAGGGGAGGAAGTTCTGAGCACAGAGACCCACAACTCCAAAGTCACATTGAATGCTCCCTCCCCAGGGGATCTTGGGGCTCAGGTTACTTGTTTGTAAAAGGGGGGAGGTGGGTCCTCTGCCCTAAGGGCCTTACTATTTAGTACAACTCTTGAGTTCCAAGTATAAAGAAAAAGAGGGGTGAGAGTGGAGGGAGCTCCCCTCGGCCAGGGGGAGATAAAGGAAGCATggcaaaggagggagggaagaaagatgttTGGAAG
This region includes:
- the KASH5 gene encoding protein KASH5 isoform X1; the encoded protein is MRVPTAVASKPRGRPILAGKGLPASRRLATSERGGRGNSGHYLTQNLPAPSLPERPGHWGSMDTVQSQGADTHVPRPTSLTTESVVLWDQPEDLGLGTTLSLQEQVLNSTFEACDSEKQGVVTVGQVLAYLEAVTGRSPQDSDLCSLAQALDPYGEGPATTVDRATFFSIMQDWIATCQLGPGLELEEEAATEPSLLPSDLGDPAQLESYGGEEPGPELPAAAELLSSLEELELSNRRLAGENAKLQRSVETADEGAARLGEELASLRKQLRSSQQALQFAKAVDEELEDMKSLAKSLEEKNRSLVTQARQTEREQQQLVAEVETLQEENGKLLAERDGVKKRSKELAEEKEALRRQLCEYESLICHRDTILSERTNRTENLTEALEEYRGTIQELKQKISHLEEQLSQSREGPEGFQEGAQELAGGWIKLHPQSLCLEIEAIRQRQEMHTSLLSPLCGSPPWGESLNGMKGAGVLCKPLAEKLITVQEKSSESLSSWEEENSWSPGEKGSCEPWEHPRAVEKGMDSPDEAGHTTTLGGSQPRDRSCPDAESSLDEATPPQILEPILSQLVSPRKRTNWEQIYPTPLAAQRVRNPSLLKAQPPILGLLVLLLLLSVLVLASSRPLAWPHFQLHYLQPPPV
- the KASH5 gene encoding protein KASH5 isoform X4, yielding MGPQICQTRNASSMCQRAPQGNSGHYLTQNLPAPSLPERPGHWGSMDTVQSQGADTHVPRPTSLTTESVVLWDQPEDLGLGTTLSLQEQVLNSTFEACDSEKQGVVTVGQVLAYLEAVTGRSPQDSDLCSLAQALDPYGEGPATTVDRATFFSIMQDWIATCQLGPGLELEEEAATEPSLLPSDLGDPAQLESYGGEEPGPELPAAAELLSSLEELELSNRRLAGENAKLQRSVETADEGAARLGEELASLRKQLRSSQQALQFAKAVDEELEDMKSLAKSLEEKNRSLVTQARQTEREQQQLVAEVETLQEENGKLLAERDGVKKRSKELAEEKEALRRQLCEYESLICHRDTILSERTNRTENLTEALEEYRGTIQELKQKISHLEEQLSQSREGPEGFQEGAQELAGGWIKLHPQSLCLEIEAIRQRQEMHTSLLSPLCGSPPWGESLNGMKGAGVLCKPLAEKLITVQEKSSESLSSWEEENSWSPGEKGSCEPWEHPRAVEKGMDSPDEAGHTTTLGGSQPRDRSCPDAESSLDEATPPQILEPILSQLVSPRKRTNWEQIYPTPLAAQRVRNPSLLKAQPPILGLLVLLLLLSVLVLASSRPLAWPHFQLHYLQPPPV
- the KASH5 gene encoding protein KASH5 isoform X7, with translation MRVPTAVASKPRGRPILAGKGLPASRRLATSERGGRGNSGHYLTQNLPAPSLPERPGHWGSMDTVQSQGADTHVPRPTSLTTESVVLWDQPEDLGLGTTLSLQEQVLNSTFEACDSEKQGVVTVGQVLAYLEAVTGRSPQDSDLCSLAQALDPYGEGPATTVDRATFFSIMQDWIATCQLGPGLELEEEAATEPSLLPSDLGDPAQLESYGGEEPGPELPAAAELLSSLEELELSNRRLAGENAKLQRSVETADEGAARLGEELASLRKQLRSSQQALQFAKAVDEELEDMKSLAKSLEEKNRSLVTQARQTEREQQQLVAEVETLQEERTNRTENLTEALEEYRGTIQELKQKISHLEEQLSQSREGPEGFQEGAQELAGGWIKLHPQSLCLEIEAIRQRQEMHTSLLSPLCGSPPWGESLNGMKGAGVLCKPLAEKLITVQEKSSESLSSWEEENSWSPGEKGSCEPWEHPRAVEKGMDSPDEAGHTTTLGGSQPRDRSCPDAESSLDEATPPQILEPILSQLVSPRKRTNWEQIYPTPLAAQRVRNPSLLKAQPPILGLLVLLLLLSVLVLASSRPLAWPHFQLHYLQPPPV
- the KASH5 gene encoding protein KASH5 isoform X6, with protein sequence MRVPTAVASKPRGRPILAGKGLPASRRLATSERGGRGNSGHYLTQNLPAPSLPERPGHWGSMDTVQSQGADTHVPRPTSLTTESVVLWDQPEDLGLGTTLSLQEQVLNSTFEACDSEKQGVVTVGQVLAYLEAVTGRSPQDSDLCSLAQALDPYGEGPATTVDRATFFSIMQDWIATCQLGPGLELEEEAATEPSLLPSDLGDPAQLESYGGEEPGPELPAAAELLSSLEELELSNRRLAGENAKLQRSVETADEGAARLGEELASLRKQLRSSQQALQFAKAVDEELEDMKSLAKSLEEKNRSLVTQARQTEREQQQLVAEVETLQEERQLCEYESLICHRDTILSERTNRTENLTEALEEYRGTIQELKQKISHLEEQLSQSREGPEGFQEGAQELAGGWIKLHPQSLCLEIEAIRQRQEMHTSLLSPLCGSPPWGESLNGMKGAGVLCKPLAEKLITVQEKSSESLSSWEEENSWSPGEKGSCEPWEHPRAVEKGMDSPDEAGHTTTLGGSQPRDRSCPDAESSLDEATPPQILEPILSQLVSPRKRTNWEQIYPTPLAAQRVRNPSLLKAQPPILGLLVLLLLLSVLVLASSRPLAWPHFQLHYLQPPPV
- the KASH5 gene encoding protein KASH5 isoform X5; protein product: MRVPTAVASKPRGRPILAGKGLPASRRLATSERGGRGNSGHYLTQNLPAPSLPERPGHWGSMDTVQSQGADTHVPRPTSLTTESVVLWDQPEDLGLGTTLSLQEQVLNSTFEACDSEKQGVVTVGQVLAYLEAVTGRSPQDSDLCSLAQALDPYGEGPATTVDRATFFSIMQDWIATCQLGPGLELEEEAATEPSLLPSDLGDPAQLESYGGEEPGPELPAAAELLSSLEELELSNRRLAGENAKLQRSVETADEGAARLGEELASLRKQLRSSQQALQFAKAVDEELEDMKSLAKSLEEKNRSLVTQARQTEREQQQLVAEVETLQEENGKLLAERDGVKKRSKELAEEKEALRRQLCEYESLICHRDTILSEELKQKISHLEEQLSQSREGPEGFQEGAQELAGGWIKLHPQSLCLEIEAIRQRQEMHTSLLSPLCGSPPWGESLNGMKGAGVLCKPLAEKLITVQEKSSESLSSWEEENSWSPGEKGSCEPWEHPRAVEKGMDSPDEAGHTTTLGGSQPRDRSCPDAESSLDEATPPQILEPILSQLVSPRKRTNWEQIYPTPLAAQRVRNPSLLKAQPPILGLLVLLLLLSVLVLASSRPLAWPHFQLHYLQPPPV
- the KASH5 gene encoding protein KASH5 isoform X3, coding for MRVPTAVASKPRGRPILAGKGLPASRRLATSERGGRGNSGHYLTQNLPAPSLPERPGHWGSMDTVQSQGADTHVPRPTSLTTESVVLWDQPEDLGLGTTLSLQEQVLNSTFEACDSEKQGVVTVGQVLAYLEAVTGRSPQDSDLCSLAQALDPYGEGPATTVDRATFFSIMQDWIATCQLGPGLELEEEAATEPSLLPSGDPAQLESYGGEEPGPELPAAAELLSSLEELELSNRRLAGENAKLQRSVETADEGAARLGEELASLRKQLRSSQQALQFAKAVDEELEDMKSLAKSLEEKNRSLVTQARQTEREQQQLVAEVETLQEENGKLLAERDGVKKRSKELAEEKEALRRQLCEYESLICHRDTILSERTNRTENLTEALEEYRGTIQELKQKISHLEEQLSQSREGPEGFQEGAQELAGGWIKLHPQSLCLEIEAIRQRQEMHTSLLSPLCGSPPWGESLNGMKGAGVLCKPLAEKLITVQEKSSESLSSWEEENSWSPGEKGSCEPWEHPRAVEKGMDSPDEAGHTTTLGGSQPRDRSCPDAESSLDEATPPQILEPILSQLVSPRKRTNWEQIYPTPLAAQRVRNPSLLKAQPPILGLLVLLLLLSVLVLASSRPLAWPHFQLHYLQPPPV
- the KASH5 gene encoding protein KASH5 isoform X8, which translates into the protein MRVPTAVASKPRGRPILAGKGLPASRRLATSERGGRGNSGHYLTQNLPAPSLPERPGHWGSMDTVQSQGADTHVPRPTSLTTESVVLWDQPEDLGLGTTLSLQEQVLNSTFEACDSEKQGVVTVGQVLAYLEAVTGRSPQDSDLCSLAQALDPYGEGPATTVDRATFFSIMQDWIATCQLGPGLELEEEAATEPSLLPSDLGDPAQLESYGGEEPGPELPAAAELLSSLEELELSNRRLAGENAKLQRSVETADEGAARLGEELASLRKQLRSSQQALQFAKAVDEELEDMKSLAKSLEEKNRSLVTQARQTEREQQQLVAEVETLQEERQLCEYESLICHRDTILSEELKQKISHLEEQLSQSREGPEGFQEGAQELAGGWIKLHPQSLCLEIEAIRQRQEMHTSLLSPLCGSPPWGESLNGMKGAGVLCKPLAEKLITVQEKSSESLSSWEEENSWSPGEKGSCEPWEHPRAVEKGMDSPDEAGHTTTLGGSQPRDRSCPDAESSLDEATPPQILEPILSQLVSPRKRTNWEQIYPTPLAAQRVRNPSLLKAQPPILGLLVLLLLLSVLVLASSRPLAWPHFQLHYLQPPPV
- the KASH5 gene encoding protein KASH5 isoform X2, encoding MRVPTAVASKPRGRPILAGKGLPASRRLATSERGGRGNSGHYLTQNLPAPSLPERPGHWGSMDTVQSQGADTHVPRPTSLTTESVVLWDQPEDLGLGTTLSLQEQVLNSTFEACDSEKQGVVTVGQVLAYLEAVTGRSPQDSDLCSLAQALDPYGEGPATTVDRATFFSIMQDWIATCQLGPGLELEEEAATEPSLLPSDLGDPAQLESYGGEEPGPELPAAAELLSSLEELELSNRRLAGENAKLQRSVETADEGAARLGEELASLRKQLRSSQQALQFAKAVDEELEDMKSLAKSLEEKNRSLVTQARQTEREQQQLVAEVETLQEENGKLLAERDGVKKRSKELAEEKEALRRQLCEYESLICHRDTILSERTNRTENLTEALEEYRGTIQELKQKISHLEEQLSQSREGPEGFQEGAQELAGGWIKLHPQSLCLEIEAIRQRQEMHTSLLSPLCGSPPWGESLNGMKGAGVLCKPLAEKLITVQEKSSESLSSWEEENSWSPGEKGSCEPWEHPRAVEKGMDSPDEAGHTTTLGGSQPRDRSCPDAESLDEATPPQILEPILSQLVSPRKRTNWEQIYPTPLAAQRVRNPSLLKAQPPILGLLVLLLLLSVLVLASSRPLAWPHFQLHYLQPPPV